The DNA window CGGAAACGCTTCTTAGCTGATAATGGCCGAGTTTCCATAATTTGTACAGTGTCGCCGGTCTTAGCTTCGTTATTTTCATCGTGAGCATAGTACTTCTTTGAGTACTTAACACGTTTACCATAGATAGGTGCACTCTTGTAAGTATCAATTACAACAGTGATAGTCTTATCCATTTTATCAGAAACAACGTGGCCTTGGTAAACCTTACGTGCATTACGTTCTTCACTCATGCGCTAATCCTCCTTTTCGTATTCTTATTTGTTTAATTCTTGTTGACGAAGAACTGTCTTAACCCGTGCAATATCTTTGCGTACTTGCTTAAGACTTGCAGTATTTTCCAACTGGCCGGTTGCTAATTGGAAACGTAAGTTAAACAATTGTTCCTTCAGTTCCTTTTCACGGTCAAGTAGCTTATCAGTGGTTAATCCATTCAGTTCTTGTACATAATCTTTACTTTTCATTAGATTGTCCACCTACTTCCTCACGTTGTACGATCTTAGTGCGAACTGGCAACTTGTGACCGGCAAGACGTAAAGCTTCACGAGCGACTTCTTCAGAAACGCCCCCTACTTCAAACATTACCTTGCCACGTTTTACTGGAGCAACCCATCCTTCAGGAGCACCTTTACCGTTACCCATCCGGACCCCAACACCTTTACTAGTGTATGAGAGTTGTGGAAAGATCTTAATCCAAACTTTCCCACCACGCTTCATGTAACGCGTCATAGCGATACGAGCAGCTTCAATTTGACGGTTGCTAATCCAATGTGAATCAAGAGCTTGTAAACCAAATTCACCAAAAGTAACAGTTTTACCACCCTTAGCTTCACCGCGCATATGACCACGTTGAACCTTACGGTGCTTTACACGTTTTGGTACTAACATGTGTTACTTCCCTCCTTGTTCATCATTGTTTGAGTTCTTCTTAGTAGGAAGTACTTCACCACGGTAAATCCAAGTCTTTACGCCAAGAACACCGTATGTAGTGTTAGCTTCGTCCCAAGAATAATCAATATCAGCACGGAGTGTATGCAATGGAACAGTACCATCTGAGTATGATTCGATCCGTGACATATCTGCACCGTTCAAACGACCAGCAACTTGAGTCTTAATACCCTTAGCTCCAGCACGCATAGCACGTTGCATTGCTCCACGCATAGCACGACGGAAAGCAATACGAGCTTCTAATTGCCGTGCAATACTCTCACCAACAAGGTGAGCATCTAAATCTGGCTTCTT is part of the Limosilactobacillus reuteri genome and encodes:
- the rpsQ gene encoding 30S ribosomal protein S17, whose amino-acid sequence is MSEERNARKVYQGHVVSDKMDKTITVVIDTYKSAPIYGKRVKYSKKYYAHDENNEAKTGDTVQIMETRPLSAKKRFRLVKIVEKAATL
- the rpmC gene encoding 50S ribosomal protein L29, yielding MKSKDYVQELNGLTTDKLLDREKELKEQLFNLRFQLATGQLENTASLKQVRKDIARVKTVLRQQELNK
- the rplP gene encoding 50S ribosomal protein L16, with amino-acid sequence MLVPKRVKHRKVQRGHMRGEAKGGKTVTFGEFGLQALDSHWISNRQIEAARIAMTRYMKRGGKVWIKIFPQLSYTSKGVGVRMGNGKGAPEGWVAPVKRGKVMFEVGGVSEEVAREALRLAGHKLPVRTKIVQREEVGGQSNEK
- the rpsC gene encoding 30S ribosomal protein S3, translated to MGQKINPNGFRVGVIRDWTAKWYADKDFADYLNEDLRIRKYIEKRLADASVSTVEIERAANRVNVSIHTAKPGMVIGKGGSEVEALRKELNKLTGKRVHINIVEIKKPDLDAHLVGESIARQLEARIAFRRAMRGAMQRAMRAGAKGIKTQVAGRLNGADMSRIESYSDGTVPLHTLRADIDYSWDEANTTYGVLGVKTWIYRGEVLPTKKNSNNDEQGGK